TTTAACTCATCTCTCATATAATCAATATTTTCATAAGTCCATTTTTTAGGATGAAGTTTATGTTTTATTGCTGCATTTTCTGCTGGCATACCAAAACTATCCCATCCAATTGGATGTAATACATTGTAATCTGCTTTTCTAAAATATCTAGCGAAAGCATCACCTAAACAGTAGTTTCTTACGTGTCCCATATGAATTCTACCACTTGGGTATGGGAACATACTTAAAATATATTTTTTTTGTTTTTTTGTATCATCTGCTGGCTCAAAACTTTTATTTTCACTCCAAAAAGTTTGCCATTTTTTCTCTATTTGCTTTGGATTATATTCCATTAATAAATATCCTTATCTTGACTTTTTGCACTCTCAATTAATGCTAATGCTATTGAAAAAGCATTTGAAACAACTGCACCAATTGCTAAAGCAGTTGCCATTCTCTCATCACCAATAAATGTTAATACCATAAACGCAGGAATTAAGTGTAGGTCTGCAACCAATGAACTAGCAAGAAGTTCTGCTGCTAATAAATTTTTTACACCAATTTTTAAAATTGTAGAAATTACATTTACCCCAGCTGCTAAAAATAGTGCTACTGCATTTGGTTCGTAGATAAACCCTGCTGTTGTTGTAAGAGACATGAGTGAGAAAAATATATAAGTAACCTTACCCCAATCCATATTATTCCTTTTGAGATTTATAAATAAGGATATATATTAGCCAAAATATACTAAAGTATTGCTTTTAAGCCTTAAAGATTTTTATGCCTAAAAGCAACTACTAATTTGTAGATTAGATATGCAATTATCAATTTAAAAAATAGTTGCACGATGAAGTATATTGTTCCACCTATATTTAATTCAAGTGGATTTAGATTATGAAGTAAAAGACTAAAAGTCAAATCTTCTGTGATTATTAAATATAATCCAAATGTTGCATATAAAGCAAGATAAATAAGATTTGTTTTATGCATATATACAAGATTATAAACGCATAGCCAAATAAAAGGCAAAACTAATCCTGCTATTAAAATCTCTTTATAAAATCCATGGGGTATAAAACCTATATATTCATGTGATTTATTTACAAACTCATATTCAAATATAGAAGAGAAAAACTCAAATAATACTATCCAAAGTAGTGCTAATTGCCAATCTCTTGCGTGATTTGAAGATATTTTGTCAAAATTGTATTTAAATTTTTTTAATTTTTCTTTGTTCATTACTTTGTTTCCTAAGTTATATTATTAGGTTTTTTATTATTTTCTATTATATCACGATTTTAGATTAAATAAAATTTAAATGTATTATTTTCTTCTTGTATTTTGTCTAATAGATATGATTAATTGGTAAATTAAGTATGCGATAATAACTTTAAATATGAACTCAGAAAAAGTGATATTATCCCAACTATTCATCACAGAAAAAGGATTAATGTGATTTGTAACATTATATAAATTAAAATCACAACTAATTATAGAATACAATCCATATGAGATAAAACCAAATATTATAAGAAGAATATTTTTAAATTCTATTTCTAGACTAGCTATTATTAATGACATAATAAATATAAAAAAAGCTGGTATTAAATTTATGAAACTAATATGATATTCCTCAAAATGATTTGTTATTGTTCCTATTGAAAATGTAAAACTCATAATCCAAAATAGTGCTAATAGCCAATCTTGAGAATGATTAGAACTTATTCCGTGTACTTTAAATACTAGCCATTCAAAAAAGTTTTTTCCTTCTTTTAAATCTTTTGTTAATTCTTCTTCTCTTTTTTTCATTTCTATTGCATAGTATTTATTTGCTTCAATTATGTTGTTTTGTTGTTCAAAAGAGTCTTTTATTATTCTTGCAGTTTCTCTATTGAGAACTTCTTTTTCACTTATATTTTCTTCAGATAAATTTCTAATATTATTAAAATTTGATTTACCTAATAAGTTTGATTTTTCTAAATCAATACCTTTTAAAATACTATCTTTAAAACTTACTACTTTGTTAAAATTACAAGAAAGAGGTTTTAAATAAAAATTAAATTCAGTTGATAAAAAACTTACATTATTTTCAAATTCAATATCGATAAGATTTATATTATTAATAAACTTATTAAAAGAGCAAGAGAATACACCTTTAAAGATACTTTTAAAAATAGTACTAGTATTAATATTGCATAAAGTGATATAACAACTGTTAAAGAATCTATTATTATCTATTCTTAAAACCCTTATATCTAAATCATCTAATAAAAAACTACTCAAGAAATCACAACTTATAAAATTAATTGCAAAAGAGTTTCTACTCTTTTCTATCTTAAATTCATCATCTATTGTGCAATCATAAAAAGTATAATCTTTATTTTTATTCAAATTTTCATTATTATGTATTTGATTTAGGTTATTATCAAATATTTTTTTCTTGAATTCACAACTAACTGCATATAATAAATTTAAATCACAATTTTTAAATAAACTTGCAGAAATAATAGTATTTTCAATCTCAACTCTAGAAGGGAAAGTACATTCATTAAATAAAAAATCTTGATTATTTTCTAACATATAAATATTTCTAATACAAATAGGATTTATAAAATTGCAATTATAAAACACTATTTCAAAATTGATATAATCCCAAATTGGTAAATAAAAACTACATCTTTCAAATATTACTTTTTTTAAAAGATTAAGTGTTTTTATATTCTTTATATCTACTTCAATACCAATGAAACGAAATATTGTGTCTTTTATCTTTTCTTTTAAAGAATCAGTTAATTCAGAAAAACTATGTTTACTAACTAAATAACTATTTAAAGTTTTAATTTGTTCATTATCTTTTAAATCTAATTGATTTATTATTTCTTTTATCAATTCATTTTCTGACATTTTCTTCCTAAATAAATCATTTTATTTATTATATTCTTTTCATCCTTTGACTCTTTTATTACTTTTTTTATAAAAAGTAATATAAAAAATCGTATCGAATATTATATTTTTTGGAATTTTATTCATGCAAAGCTAAAATTGTAAAACTCGACTTCGTCTCAAACAGTTACAATTTTTTAACGCTTTTTATTCATAAAATCTTTGTCCTAAAAATATAAATCGATACCTTATTTATTCCTAATTTATAAACTTTAAATAAGACTGTTATTGTTTTAGATTTTGAAAAATTTTAAGGCAAAAAATGAAATTTATGAAGGAGTTTACTGAAGTAAATGACTGAGTAAATTTTGTTTTTTAACGTAGAAATATTTTAAAAGATGATTCAAGAACAGTCTTATTAGACTGTTCCTTTCTCATACATAGCTCTCATTCTCTCTTTTTCTTTTTGTCTTTTAACTTTCTCTGCTTCTTTTGCTCTAAAAGAAGTAATTGAGAATTTTAATTGAACTAAGAAAGATGCAGCAATAAATATTGATGAGTAAGTACCTACAATAATACCTACAACCAATGTAAATGCAAATCCGTGAATAATCTCACCACCAAATACAAACAGAGTCACAACAACAAAGAATGTTGTCAATGAAGTTAATGTTGTTCTTGATAATGTTTTACTCACTGATTCATTAACAATTTTTTCAATAATAGACTCTTTAGAAGTTTGAATACCTTCTCTAATTCTATCAAATACAATAATTGTATCATTTAGTGAATATCCAAGTAATGTTAACAATGCTGCTAAAATATCTAAGTTTACTTCAACAGAAAATAATGATATCGCACCCATTGCAATAGTAATATCATGAATAAGTGCTAAAATAGAAGCAATAGCAAATCTCCACTCAAATCTAAAACTTACATACACTAAAATTACAAGAATTGAAAGAGTAAGTGCCATAATACCTTTTTCTCTTAACTCTCCACCAACTTTTGGTCCAACTATATCAATTCTTCTTATCTCAAACTTACCAGTAGGAGCTAAAACTTTAGTAATTCTATCACTAATATCTGTTGATAAGTCAGATGATGAACCTGATAATCTAATAACTACTTCTTCATCACTTCCAAATTTTGAGATAATTGCATTTGAATAAGCTGGCTTATTTTTTAACACTTCTCTAATATCTGAAATTGGAGCTTTTTGTTCATATTTAACTTGAACAATTGTACCACCTGCGAAGTCAATACCAAAGTTTAAACCTTTAGTAAGAAGTAATACAATTGATGCAATAAATAGTATTGAAGATAGACCTAAAAAAGGAAGTCTACTTCCCATGAAGTTATATATTTTATTTGATTTAAAAATTTCCATTAATTAACTCCAAACCATTTTTTAGTGTTTTTATCTTTTGATATTTTTGGCATAAGTGCATCATATATACCATGAGTACCTAAAATTGCCGTTAACATAGATGCTAAAATACCAATAGAAATTGTAACTGCAAATCCTTTGATTGGACCTGTACCATATGCATATAAAATCACAGCTGCTAAAATTGTTGTAATATTAGCATCTAAAATTGCTCTCATTGCATTTGAATATCCATCTTCGATTGCTTTAGGAATAGACATTCCTTGTTTTAATAACTCTCTAATTCTTTCAGTAATAATTACATTGGCATCAACTGCCATACCAACTGTAAGAACGATACCAGCCATACCTGGAAGAGTTAAAGTTGCACCAAACATTGCCATTACTGCAACAATAATAAAAATATTTGTAATCAATGCAACATTTGCAATAACACCTGCTCTTCTGTAGTAAGCAACCATAAATACTACAACTAAAGCAAATCCTAAAATAAGTGCCATCATTGAAGCTTCAATTGAATCAGCACCAAGAGAAGGTCCAACACTTCTTTTTTCAAGAAGTTTAACAGATGCAGGTAAAGCACCACTTCTTAATGCAATTGCAACATTTCCAGCTTCTTGAACTGAAAAACCACCAGAGATTTGACCACTTCCACCACCAATTCTTTCTCTAATTGAAGGAGCAGAATATACTTTCCCATCAAGTACAACAGCCAATCTTTTACCAACACTTTTAGCAGTAAAATCACCAAAAATTCTTGCACCACTTGAATTTAGTGTAAAATTAATAATTGGTTGGTTTGATTTATCAAATGCAACTTTTGCATCAATTACTTGCTCACCATTTAAAATTGGTATCTCTTTTACAAGATATAATCTATTAGAATCACTTGTATCTTCTAATATTAAATCCCCATATTCAGCAGCTTGTGCTTCACTCATTGTGTAAACTTGGTCTGCTCTTTCTTCATCAACAGCCATAAGTTCTAAGTTTGCAGGTTTAGAAATAAGCTCTCTTGCAGATTTTTCATCTTCTTGAGATTTGATACCTGGAAGCTGAACAACAATATCTGTTTTTCCTTGTCTAATAACAGTAGGTTCAGCAAGACCAAATTGGTCAAGTCTATTTCTTATTGTTTCAACTGCTTGAGATACAGATAAATCTTTTGTTCTTTCTATCTCTTGGTCAGTCAAACTAACAGTTACATTTAATCCATCAACAGATGTTTTTAATCCACTTATTTGTTCTAAATTTTTCTCAATTTTTGGTAGTTCATCTTTATCTAACATAGAGAAAGTAATAGTATCGTTATCAATACTTAAATCTTCTAATAATAAATCTTCATCATCTGCAAAATATTTGATTGATGTTGCTATACTTTTTATTTTTGAAGTTACAGCTTCATTTGTCTGAACTCCTAATAGCATATGAAGTCCACCTTGTAAGTCTAATCCTAAAGAGATTTTTTTACCAGTGTCTGTTTGCATAAATGAAGGAAGTGAAAAAACAATTCCAAATATGATACTTAATATAAAAATAACTAGTCTATAATTTAAGATTTTCAATCATTTTCCTTAGCTTTTTGAGGTACATAGAAAATTTAAAACATACAAAGTTGTATGTTTTAAAATAGTTAATTAATCTAAAAGTTTTGCAACAAAATCTTTCATTAATTTCATTTCAGTGTTATCATGGTTTTTAACTACTAAATAAGTCTCTTCAACTTTAGTAATTTCTACCATTAAGCCACCATTTGTTACAATCTTATCACCCTTTTTTAATTCAGACAACATTTGCTTATGAGCTTTAGCTTGTTTTTGTTGTGGTCTGATAATCAAAAAATAAAAAATTGCAAATAGTGCAACTAGAGGTAATAATGAACTTATTAAATCAGCATTTCCTGCCATTTAAATTCCTTTTTGTGAAGTATTTTCTATGTTTTTAGTAAAACAGATTAATTTTAACAAAACTATTATAATAAAAGGCTTGATAACTGCAATATTGCTTAGCAGTTTTATTTACTTACAAAATTTTGATATAAATTATAAAGTACTTAATACTCTTCTTGGATTAGCAGGAATATATTTTTTACTTACAATTCCTAGAGTATCTTTAGTAATCGCAGGATTTTTTACTGGAATTTTTTGGTTTTACTGGATATCTTTTAGTTTTGTTTATTATCATATTGCATATTTAATTCCAATAGCAATTATAGGAATTGGACTTATTGTTGCTTTTTTCTTCTTTTTATTAGATTTTATTAAAAAACCAATCTTTAGAATTTTTGCTATTTTTGCACTAAGTTTTATTGAACCTTTTGGGTTCAATTGGTTTAAACTTGAATTACTATTTGAAAGTTCATATTTACAAACTTCGAAATTAGCTTTCTTTTTGATACTTGTTTCTATGTTCTTTCTAACGAGAAAAAATAAATACAAAGCGCTATTTATAATACCTTTAGCTTTTGCTTTTAATTATTCAAAACCTATAAAAATTAAAGAGCCTGATTTAAAAATATACATGGCAAATATGCACATAAATCAAGATACAAAATGGAATAAACAAAATAGATTAAACATCATAAATAAAAATTTAGATGAGATAGATTATGCAATACAAGAAAATTATGATTTGATTATATTACCTGAAACTTCTCTTCCAGTACTTCTTAATAAAGATGAATTTTTATTAAAATATTTACAAAGAAGAGCTAAAAAAATTGATATTATAGTTGGTTCTATGTCTTATAGTAAAAATGGTTACTATAACTCGACATACTATTTTTCTAAAGACAAAGTTCAAATTGCAAATAAAGTAGTGCTTGTTCCTTTTGGAGAGAAGATTCCTCTTCCTAAAATATTTAGTGATTTTATAAACAAAATATTTTATAATGGAGCAAGTGATTATATAGAAGCAAAAAATCCAACAGATTTTAATATCAAAGGTTTCAAATTTAGAAATGCCATATGTTATGAAGCAACAACTGACAAAATATTTGAAAATCTAAACGACACAAAATATATGATTGCTATATCAAATAATGCTTGGTTTACACCATCAATAGAACCTACATTACAAAAAATTCTTATGAGATATTATGCAAAAAAAAATAATATAATCATATATCATGTGACAAATGATAGTAAAAACTTTATCTTAAAACCTTAAATTTTTACTATCTGTATTTACTATTATTTTTTACATTATCCAAGTCATATTTCATACTTTCATAACTAACAGGTTCAGTTGTTTGTTTTGACTGAATTATAAAAATTGTGTTATTCGTCTAAATCCAACTTACCTTTATATTTTATTGGAAATTCATCTGAATTTAATTGTAAGTCATACCCTTTTTGGATTATATTGTTTGGTATTTTCATATCATCTTTTAATACTCGTAGAACAGAAGATTTTGTATATTTTGTATCTATTACTGCTATTGCATATGCACTTGCTTTTACATCATCTTTTAATTTTTCATGATATAAGCTTGAAATATTTTTATATGATTCATAATTATTTAATTTTATTGCTTCTTTATACCATTTTTCAGCTTCTTGATAATTATTTAATTTTTTAGAAAAAATAAATCCTAAATTATTTCCAGACATTTTATCTCTTGTTTTTTCAAATGATTGCTTATAATAAAATACTGCTTTATCATAATCATTTAGTTCATTATAAATATCTCCCATTCTAAACAATGCTTTATCCCATTTTAAATCAATAGCTTTTTTACACCAACTTATTGCTTCATCATATCTTTTTAACTTTTGCAATGCATAACATGCAAAATATGAATTCTCCCCTAAAGCAATCATCGAATCTGCATATTTATACCACTCTAAGGATTTTTTATAATCATGTAACTTCTCTGAATATGCGTATCCTATCTTCATTGCTGGAACTGGGTCTTTTTTTGCATCATACCATAATCCTATTAATCCCATTTCTCTTAAATTTTCAGAGCTAGGCATAGGTAAAGAAGGAGTAAATTTTACTTCTTTCTCTTCTTTTATTTTATTTGAATTCTTATTATCTTCACATGCAGTTAAGTTTAGACTTATTATTGCTATTATTAATATATTTATTATTGTTTTTACTTTCATTTAATTCCTCTTTCTTTTTATATTATTCTAAGTATTTTATATCTTCAGGTGTAAAACTTATTTGTTCTAATGATTCTATTTTTATTTTACAATCTATATTTAGTAGAAAATCTGATGAAGTTTCTATTTTATTTAAATCTTTAAATACTATTTTATATTTAAAATCTATTAAAGAGCTTTTAACTATTATATATGAGCTATGATTTTCTTTTTTTATTTTATTTACAAAAGTATTTAAGATAAAATAAGAATTCTTTTCTGGAAAAAAATTAAAAAGATAATAATTCCCTCTATCTATTAAAACTTCCCCAATTTCTATATACTCATCTTTAAGAGGAGAAAAATATAGTTTAAACTCTTTATCTTCTGCAATGTTTTTTGGTATCTTTAATCCTTCATAAGCATAAAAATCAATTTCATAACCATTTGCTGTTTTTACTTTTTGATGACTTTTCATTTCTTCTTTATCTAATTTGAATCCATACATAGCAGATTGTAAAAAGCTTAATTCATTTTTTAATGCTATATCAAAATACGACTCATTTGTTTTATAATTTTCTCCTATAAAATTTATTATATTTTTAGCATTTTTAAATCCTTCACTATTTATAGTTTTTAGTTCTTTTTTTCTATTTGTTGTTTCTAATAGATATTTTGCTGGAAAGCCTTCCGTATACATTTTTTGATTTCTTCTATTATTTTTTAAATAAATTCTATCATTATAAAAAAGTGATTTTTTTAGATAGCTTTCAAATGCACTATCAACAAATTTTAACATTACAATGGCATACGCAATTGAACTTATTGAAACAAAAGTAAGTAGAGGTGTTCCACTAGTTACTAAAAATGCGACTACATTTAAAGTTATCATTCCAATACTTACAGCTAAGGCATCATAATCTTCATTTTTCTCATATTTTATTGCATCTACTATAGCAATAATTATCACTGTGTATGCTGATACTTTTGCAAAAAATTTACCAGTTGCTGTTAAAAAGTCATTATTTGCAAGGTTTATTTTTATTAACTCTTTACCACTTAATTTTTTATTCATTTTATTTAAAAAAGCTTGTGCTACATTTTCAAACTTCTCATTTTGCAATATTCCTATTAAAGCACTATTTAATCCTGCAAAATCATTTACAAAACCTATTGTTGATTTTATATCTTTATTTTTATTATCATAAATATACTCTTTTATTGAAGCTATTGCTAAAATAGAAGCGTAAGCTTTAAATGCTAAACCTAATTGTAAAGCTCTTGATTTAGAAAATCCTTTTACTTGATATGTTTCATCATTTGAGTATTCTTCCAAAAACTTATCCAAACTTTTATCAATATGATCTGTTATTCCACACATTAATTTTAAAACAAAATGTATCTCTTTTTCTGATTTTTTAATATCTTTATCTAAATCTAATGGTTCTATTTTTTCATTTTTTTTATTTTTATTTACTGTTTTTTCATTTTTTGCTAACTCATGATATTTATCAAAAAACTTTTGAGCTTTTTCTTTTGCTATGTTACTTGATTTTAAAAAAAGTAGTTCATTTAAAAGTTGTTTTATAAGATAATCATCAAAATGTTCTGATATTTGATATTTTCCTAAAATAAGCTCTTTTTGGCTATCTTCTAATTTGATTTTTTTGTCTACTATATCATCTGTAAAATTTAAAAGGTATTTAATATCTTCACTAGCAAATATTCCATTTACTGATACTTCTTCATCTAAAGGAATCTTAGGAGAACAAAGAGAATAGATAATATTCATACCTCCCACTACATACTCAAAAATGTCTATATTACAACTTTTATATTGTAAAAGTAACTTTTCTAATTTTCCTTCTAAAAACTTTGTTTTAATAGTTTTTAAAATAGTTTTAGGTGATGTGACTGCTTTTTCTTGATAATACTTTATATCTTTTGGAATATAAAGTAAATCGCTTTTGTAACTTATTTTATATGAGTAATCAAAGGATTTCATAATGTGATGATTATCTAATTGTTTATAATCTTCTAGGAAGTGATTATTCTTTTCTTTATTTGAAAAAATCTTTTTAATAAAGTTTTTCTTATCTCTTGTTGTTTGACTATTTTTAAATACTGTTTTATTATAGAATTCTTGATTTTCTACAACTGATTTTACATTTGAAATTTTTCCATATCCTACATTTGGTAAAGGAATAATTTTTCTATATGCGATTAAAAAATCATTTCTTATTTTTATAAATTTTTGATAATCTATTAAAGGTTTAATATCATTTTTAAAATCATCTAAAAAGAACAAACAAAAAATAATATGTGCTAATACTTGTGTAGCATCTTCTTTAACAAGTGTATAATCACCATTTCCTGTAAATCTCATCAATGATTCTTTTTTAACATTAGTAGAGTAAAAAAATTTAATATTTTCTAACATAATAAATTCATTATTAAAATAAATATTTTTTTTAAAATAATGTTTTTTTATTTTTGATTTATTTTCATCTTCAAAATAGATAAAACTATGATCAAAAAATCCTTTTGAATAGTTTGTTAATATTGTTATATACGAAAATGCTTTTTTATCTACATCTTTGTGAACAATATTCTCAATATCTTTAAATTTTAAAACATAGTTATATAGTTCTTTATTATGAAATATCATCTCAATAAATTCTTTATAACAATCTCTTAATATAAATAAATTTTTTCTATATTTTTCCTCTTCAAAGTCAGAAACATAAAAATAGTCTACAAGATTTGCAATAGTATAAGCATATGAATTTCTCTTTTTTATATCATCAAAAATCTTTTGATTATAACTATATGCCAATTTATAATTTGTACAATACTCTTCATATAAATCTTCTATCTCTCCTATAGGGTCTTCAATAAATCCAACAATAATATTTAAATTTTTTTCTTCATTTTTGCTTTTCTGTGCATCAATAAGTTTTTGTTCAATTTCATTTTTATTTATACTATCTATATCTTTTATATAAATTCCACTTTTACTATCTAGTGAATTGGTATCTATTTTTAGTTCAGAAAGTTTTTGTATATCACTTAGGTTATTTAATTTGAAATTACTATAATAGATTTGATATGAACTTTTTTCTTTAAGTGGAATAAATTTTCTTATTACTTCATTTTTTGTGTCTTGATAGCGAATATCTTTTAATTCTTCTGCATTTATTCCACCATGATTAAAAATTTTATATTCTAAGTATTCACTTCCTTTTACTACATATACAAAAGCTAGGGTATGAGAATATATATTATTAAATTCTGATTCTTCTTTATTGGTTACATAAGTTTCATCTGTCTTTCTAAAACCTCTTGAAGGTCTTATTGGTTTATAAATATCTTGTGATTTTCTTATTAAATAAAGTTCATAATTTACTGTAGTTTTTTCTTTTTGTTTTTCATATTCTTCTTCAATCATTTTTTTATTTGCTATTACATCTTCATTTTCTATACTTGGAGGTGAACTTATTTGAGATGTTCCTTGTCCTGGATTTACTAATACAACTGCTCTTCCTTTATCTGTTTTAAATCCATCTGTTCTTAATAAAAAATTTTTTGATGTTGATTTTACATTTGTTTCGGTTCCTGCTGTTGATACCGAAGCTACTTTTGTACAAGGATTTTTACTTCTTGGGCAATCCACTGGTGCTCCTATTATATCAGTTAAATATAATGGCTTTTTTCCTGCTATTCTTTCTACTTTTGCTGTTGATGTAAGAGTAACTTTACCTCCACATGCGCATTGTATTACGCCAGATTCTATTACATTATATTTATTGCCCATTTTTAT
This DNA window, taken from Arcobacter sp. CECT 8986, encodes the following:
- a CDS encoding apolipoprotein N-acyltransferase, coding for MFLVKQINFNKTIIIKGLITAILLSSFIYLQNFDINYKVLNTLLGLAGIYFLLTIPRVSLVIAGFFTGIFWFYWISFSFVYYHIAYLIPIAIIGIGLIVAFFFFLLDFIKKPIFRIFAIFALSFIEPFGFNWFKLELLFESSYLQTSKLAFFLILVSMFFLTRKNKYKALFIIPLAFAFNYSKPIKIKEPDLKIYMANMHINQDTKWNKQNRLNIINKNLDEIDYAIQENYDLIILPETSLPVLLNKDEFLLKYLQRRAKKIDIIVGSMSYSKNGYYNSTYYFSKDKVQIANKVVLVPFGEKIPLPKIFSDFINKIFYNGASDYIEAKNPTDFNIKGFKFRNAICYEATTDKIFENLNDTKYMIAISNNAWFTPSIEPTLQKILMRYYAKKNNIIIYHVTNDSKNFILKP
- the yajC gene encoding preprotein translocase subunit YajC — translated: MAGNADLISSLLPLVALFAIFYFLIIRPQQKQAKAHKQMLSELKKGDKIVTNGGLMVEITKVEETYLVVKNHDNTEMKLMKDFVAKLLD
- a CDS encoding DUF6394 family protein; translated protein: MDWGKVTYIFFSLMSLTTTAGFIYEPNAVALFLAAGVNVISTILKIGVKNLLAAELLASSLVADLHLIPAFMVLTFIGDERMATALAIGAVVSNAFSIALALIESAKSQDKDIY
- a CDS encoding tetratricopeptide repeat protein, whose protein sequence is MKVKTIINILIIAIISLNLTACEDNKNSNKIKEEKEVKFTPSLPMPSSENLREMGLIGLWYDAKKDPVPAMKIGYAYSEKLHDYKKSLEWYKYADSMIALGENSYFACYALQKLKRYDEAISWCKKAIDLKWDKALFRMGDIYNELNDYDKAVFYYKQSFEKTRDKMSGNNLGFIFSKKLNNYQEAEKWYKEAIKLNNYESYKNISSLYHEKLKDDVKASAYAIAVIDTKYTKSSVLRVLKDDMKIPNNIIQKGYDLQLNSDEFPIKYKGKLDLDE
- the secD gene encoding protein translocase subunit SecD codes for the protein MKILNYRLVIFILSIIFGIVFSLPSFMQTDTGKKISLGLDLQGGLHMLLGVQTNEAVTSKIKSIATSIKYFADDEDLLLEDLSIDNDTITFSMLDKDELPKIEKNLEQISGLKTSVDGLNVTVSLTDQEIERTKDLSVSQAVETIRNRLDQFGLAEPTVIRQGKTDIVVQLPGIKSQEDEKSARELISKPANLELMAVDEERADQVYTMSEAQAAEYGDLILEDTSDSNRLYLVKEIPILNGEQVIDAKVAFDKSNQPIINFTLNSSGARIFGDFTAKSVGKRLAVVLDGKVYSAPSIRERIGGGSGQISGGFSVQEAGNVAIALRSGALPASVKLLEKRSVGPSLGADSIEASMMALILGFALVVVFMVAYYRRAGVIANVALITNIFIIVAVMAMFGATLTLPGMAGIVLTVGMAVDANVIITERIRELLKQGMSIPKAIEDGYSNAMRAILDANITTILAAVILYAYGTGPIKGFAVTISIGILASMLTAILGTHGIYDALMPKISKDKNTKKWFGVN
- the secF gene encoding protein translocase subunit SecF, with product MEIFKSNKIYNFMGSRLPFLGLSSILFIASIVLLLTKGLNFGIDFAGGTIVQVKYEQKAPISDIREVLKNKPAYSNAIISKFGSDEEVVIRLSGSSSDLSTDISDRITKVLAPTGKFEIRRIDIVGPKVGGELREKGIMALTLSILVILVYVSFRFEWRFAIASILALIHDITIAMGAISLFSVEVNLDILAALLTLLGYSLNDTIIVFDRIREGIQTSKESIIEKIVNESVSKTLSRTTLTSLTTFFVVVTLFVFGGEIIHGFAFTLVVGIIVGTYSSIFIAASFLVQLKFSITSFRAKEAEKVKRQKEKERMRAMYEKGTV